A single region of the Pan troglodytes isolate AG18354 chromosome 22, NHGRI_mPanTro3-v2.0_pri, whole genome shotgun sequence genome encodes:
- the S100B gene encoding protein S100-B — protein sequence MSELEKAMVALIDVFHQYSGREGDKHKLKKSELKELINNELSHFLEEIKEQEVVDKVMETLDNDGDGECDFQEFMAFVAMVTTACHEFFEHE from the exons ATGTCTGAGCTGGAGAAGGCCATGGTGGCCCTCATCGACGTTTTCCACCAATATTCTGGAAGGGAGGGAGACAAGCACAAGCTGAAGAAATCCGAACTGAAGGAGCTCATCAACAATGAGCTTTCCCATTTCTTAGAG GAAATCAAAGAGCAGGAGGTTGTGGACAAAGTCATGGAAACACTGGACAATGATGGAGACGGCGAATGTGACTTCCAGGAATTTATGGCCTTTGTTGCCATGGTTACCACTGCCTGCCACGAGTTCTTTGAACATGAGTGA